In Phaeobacter gallaeciensis DSM 26640, a genomic segment contains:
- a CDS encoding ABC transporter permease, with protein MDFLTLIQVLDSTVRLATPLLLACLAGLFSERAGIFDIGLEGKMLMAAFFSAAVAATTGNVWLGLLAGIASSLVLSGLHGLASITFRGNQLISGVAINFLAAGMTVLIAQDWFQQGGRTPSLFSGGRFEPINLPFADALADVPILGPIYSELLSGHSVLVYLAFLAVPATAWILFGTRFGLRLRAVGENPAAVDTAGVSVVGLRYAAVMICGLLCGIAGAYLATALQAGFVKDMTAGRGFIALAALIFAKWRPWHALGACLLFGLLQAVALRFQNIEIGTFVIPVQMMDALPYILTVVILAGFVGKAVPPKAGGEPYVKER; from the coding sequence ATGGATTTTCTGACTCTGATCCAAGTGCTCGACAGCACCGTTCGTCTGGCAACACCGCTTCTGCTGGCCTGTCTTGCAGGTTTGTTCTCCGAGCGTGCAGGTATCTTTGACATTGGCCTTGAAGGCAAAATGCTGATGGCTGCCTTCTTCTCCGCTGCGGTTGCCGCGACCACGGGGAATGTCTGGTTGGGCCTTCTGGCTGGCATCGCCTCTTCATTGGTCCTCAGCGGGCTGCATGGGCTCGCGTCCATCACCTTCCGCGGCAACCAGCTAATCTCTGGTGTGGCAATCAACTTCCTCGCTGCCGGCATGACCGTGCTGATTGCGCAGGACTGGTTCCAGCAGGGCGGTCGTACCCCGTCGTTGTTCTCCGGCGGTCGTTTCGAGCCAATCAATCTGCCGTTTGCGGATGCGTTGGCAGATGTTCCGATACTAGGGCCGATCTATAGCGAACTGCTGTCAGGTCACTCTGTGCTGGTCTACTTGGCCTTCTTGGCGGTTCCCGCCACAGCATGGATCCTGTTTGGCACCCGCTTCGGCCTGCGGCTCCGCGCCGTTGGTGAGAATCCGGCCGCCGTTGATACCGCCGGTGTGTCCGTGGTCGGGCTGCGTTACGCCGCCGTGATGATCTGCGGCCTCCTTTGTGGGATCGCGGGTGCGTATCTTGCGACCGCACTTCAGGCCGGGTTTGTGAAGGACATGACCGCAGGCCGGGGCTTCATTGCCTTGGCAGCGCTGATTTTTGCGAAGTGGCGTCCCTGGCATGCGCTAGGCGCCTGCCTTCTGTTCGGCCTCCTACAAGCGGTTGCTCTCCGGTTCCAGAACATTGAAATCGGGACCTTTGTGATCCCGGTTCAGATGATGGACGCGTTGCCCTACATTCTGACAGTCGTGATTTTGGCTGGGTTTGTTGGCAAGGCTGTTCCGCCGAAGGCCGGCGGTGAGCCCTACGTCAAAGAACGCTAA
- a CDS encoding BMP family lipoprotein, which yields MTLMKSLMSAAAAVALTAGAAMAEPALIFDLGGKFDKSFNEAAFTGAQRWAEETGESFREIELQSEAQREQALRRFAEAGANPIVMAGFAFADALGQVAADYPETKFVIIDMVVDAPNVRSVVFNEHEGSYLVGMLAAKASKSGTVGFIGGMDIPLIRKFACGYAEGVKAANPDATVIANMTGTTPAAWNDPVKGSELTKAQISQGADVVYAAAGGTGVGVLQTAADEGILSIGVDSNQNHLHPGKVLTSMMKRVDNAVFEAFSDGPELETGFSVMGLSNGGVGFAVDDNNASLITEEMTAATDDAAAKIATGEITVHDYMSDDSCPALSF from the coding sequence ATGACCCTGATGAAATCCCTGATGAGCGCCGCGGCAGCCGTGGCGCTGACTGCCGGTGCTGCAATGGCAGAACCGGCGCTGATCTTCGATCTGGGCGGCAAGTTCGACAAGTCCTTCAACGAAGCAGCCTTCACCGGCGCGCAGCGTTGGGCTGAAGAAACCGGCGAAAGCTTCCGCGAAATCGAACTGCAGTCCGAAGCCCAGCGTGAGCAGGCGCTGCGCCGCTTTGCCGAAGCAGGCGCAAACCCGATCGTAATGGCAGGCTTTGCCTTCGCAGACGCACTGGGTCAGGTCGCTGCAGACTACCCGGAAACCAAATTCGTGATTATCGATATGGTTGTCGATGCACCCAACGTCCGCTCGGTGGTCTTCAACGAGCATGAAGGCTCCTACCTCGTGGGTATGCTGGCGGCCAAAGCGTCCAAATCGGGCACCGTTGGTTTCATCGGTGGCATGGATATCCCGCTGATCCGCAAATTCGCCTGTGGCTACGCCGAGGGCGTAAAAGCGGCCAACCCGGACGCAACCGTGATCGCCAACATGACCGGTACCACCCCGGCGGCCTGGAATGACCCGGTCAAGGGCTCCGAGCTGACCAAAGCGCAGATCAGCCAGGGCGCTGACGTTGTCTATGCAGCAGCAGGCGGCACCGGCGTTGGCGTACTGCAGACCGCAGCTGACGAAGGCATCCTGTCGATCGGCGTGGACAGCAACCAGAACCACCTGCACCCGGGCAAGGTTTTGACCTCCATGATGAAGCGCGTCGACAACGCTGTGTTCGAAGCCTTCTCCGACGGTCCTGAGCTGGAAACTGGTTTCTCCGTCATGGGTCTGTCCAATGGTGGCGTTGGTTTCGCGGTTGACGACAACAACGCGTCTCTGATCACCGAAGAGATGACCGCTGCCACTGATGACGCGGCTGCCAAGATCGCAACCGGTGAGATCACCGTGCATGACTATATGTCGGACGACAGCTGCCCGGCTCTGTCCTTCTAA
- a CDS encoding sulfite exporter TauE/SafE family protein — MQIYLPIAEVSVNAFLLLGLGGMVGILSGMFGVGGGFLMTPLLFFIGIPPAVAVATEANQIVASSFSGVLAHFRRRTVDIKMGLVLQVGGLFGAALGVVVFNYLKALGQVDLLVKLCYVVFLGVVGGLMFIESLNAIRKSKASAGAAPAPRRQRGWVHALPFKMRFRTSGLYISVIPPLLVGVAVGILAAIMGVGGGFIMVPAMIYILGMPTKVVVGTSLFQIILVTAFTTMLHATTNYTVDIVLAVLLLVGGVIGAQIGTRIGVYLKAEQLRILLALMVIVVCVKLGLDLLLMPSELYSLGSDGGH; from the coding sequence ATGCAGATTTATCTTCCCATCGCCGAGGTCTCGGTCAACGCATTCCTGCTTCTCGGGCTCGGCGGTATGGTCGGCATCCTGTCCGGCATGTTCGGGGTTGGCGGCGGCTTTCTGATGACACCGCTCTTGTTTTTCATCGGTATCCCCCCGGCGGTTGCCGTAGCTACCGAAGCCAATCAGATCGTCGCCTCATCTTTCTCCGGCGTTCTTGCCCATTTCAGGCGGCGAACCGTCGACATCAAGATGGGTCTGGTCCTGCAAGTCGGGGGTCTGTTTGGAGCAGCACTTGGGGTTGTAGTCTTTAACTACCTCAAGGCGCTTGGTCAGGTCGATCTACTGGTTAAACTCTGCTATGTCGTCTTCCTTGGCGTGGTTGGCGGGCTGATGTTTATCGAAAGCCTGAACGCGATTCGAAAATCCAAGGCCTCCGCAGGCGCGGCGCCAGCGCCTCGCAGACAGCGTGGCTGGGTTCACGCTCTGCCGTTCAAGATGCGGTTTCGCACGTCAGGTCTCTACATCTCTGTCATTCCACCACTGCTCGTCGGCGTCGCTGTCGGCATTCTTGCAGCGATCATGGGGGTTGGCGGCGGTTTCATCATGGTACCTGCGATGATCTATATTCTGGGCATGCCGACCAAGGTGGTTGTCGGTACATCGCTGTTCCAGATTATTCTGGTCACCGCCTTTACCACCATGTTGCACGCCACCACAAACTACACAGTGGATATCGTCCTTGCGGTTCTGTTGCTGGTCGGCGGCGTCATCGGCGCGCAGATTGGCACCCGTATTGGGGTTTATCTGAAAGCAGAGCAGTTGCGTATCCTGCTCGCCCTCATGGTGATCGTAGTCTGTGTCAAGCTCGGTCTGGACCTCTTGCTCATGCCGTCAGAGCTCTATTCGCTCGGCAGCGACGGGGGCCATTGA
- the tsaB gene encoding tRNA (adenosine(37)-N6)-threonylcarbamoyltransferase complex dimerization subunit type 1 TsaB: protein MPSDVLVLGFDTSAAHCAAALLQGDVILAQACEEMARGQAERLIPLLEEVLAEGGVTWADLDALGVGVGPGNFTGIRIAVSAARGLALGLEIPAVGVNGFEAREHPGTFAAVPAPRDQVYVYPPGEDPRLMPLSEAQAIATTLRLELAAEATPPRIAETIARRAAERYKDTISAPAPLYLRAADAAPAKDAPPTLIDG from the coding sequence TTGCCGTCTGACGTTCTCGTCCTCGGATTTGATACATCGGCCGCGCATTGCGCGGCCGCTTTGTTGCAGGGTGACGTCATCCTTGCCCAAGCTTGCGAAGAGATGGCGCGCGGACAGGCCGAGCGCCTGATACCTCTGCTGGAAGAGGTACTGGCTGAAGGCGGAGTAACTTGGGCGGATCTTGATGCGCTGGGAGTTGGCGTAGGTCCGGGTAACTTCACCGGCATTCGCATTGCCGTCTCAGCTGCGAGAGGCCTGGCACTGGGGTTGGAAATCCCCGCCGTCGGCGTCAACGGGTTTGAGGCGCGTGAGCACCCCGGCACATTCGCTGCGGTGCCAGCCCCACGTGATCAAGTGTACGTATACCCGCCCGGAGAAGACCCTCGGCTGATGCCGCTTTCCGAAGCGCAAGCCATCGCAACCACGCTGAGGCTGGAATTGGCTGCCGAGGCGACGCCACCGCGCATCGCCGAAACAATCGCGCGCAGGGCTGCAGAACGCTACAAAGACACCATATCCGCCCCGGCCCCGCTGTATCTGCGAGCCGCTGACGCCGCCCCTGCCAAAGACGCACCGCCAACACTGATTGACGGCTGA
- a CDS encoding universal stress protein → MRKFLVVLDDSRECLNAMRFAAMRAAKTGGGVEILSVIPPDEFNHWIGVGEVMREEARERIHAHFEVFAKWMRDRQGVEPKLVIREGEAVPEIIAQIESDTEIGVLVLGAGDDRKGPGPLVTQLSRSSGSLPVPITIVPGDLSKEKLEAIT, encoded by the coding sequence ATGCGCAAATTTCTTGTCGTATTGGATGACAGCCGCGAATGCCTGAATGCGATGCGGTTCGCTGCAATGCGCGCTGCCAAAACCGGTGGCGGGGTCGAGATCCTGTCGGTAATTCCCCCGGATGAATTCAACCATTGGATCGGCGTCGGCGAAGTGATGCGGGAGGAAGCCCGGGAACGCATACACGCGCATTTTGAAGTTTTTGCGAAATGGATGCGCGACCGTCAGGGGGTTGAACCGAAACTTGTGATCCGTGAAGGCGAAGCCGTTCCCGAGATCATCGCCCAGATCGAGTCCGACACCGAAATCGGTGTTCTGGTGCTAGGCGCAGGAGACGATCGCAAAGGTCCCGGCCCGCTTGTTACTCAACTGAGCCGCTCATCCGGCAGCCTGCCGGTGCCGATCACAATCGTGCCCGGCGATCTGTCCAAGGAAAAACTGGAAGCGATCACCTGA
- a CDS encoding SDR family oxidoreductase, with product MSEEDHTPKRTILITGASSGIGRAVAELFLKKGWQVGLLARRAEQLEEVARGRDTAHVLSADVTDPEAVDHAFDCFARRVGRLDVLFNNAGIFTPSGTIDEIELEDWFAAVDVNLNGMFLAARAAFRQMRRQSPQGGRIINNGSIAAHVPRPGSAPYAATKSAITGLTRSLSLDGRPFQIACGQIDIGNARTPMVEELSARQIAADPTAAPMETFAVSDAAQSVLHMADLPLEANVQFMTVMATTMPYIGRG from the coding sequence ATGAGCGAAGAGGATCATACCCCCAAACGTACCATCCTGATCACCGGCGCGAGCTCAGGTATTGGTCGCGCCGTGGCTGAGTTGTTTCTGAAGAAAGGCTGGCAGGTTGGCCTGCTGGCGCGTCGTGCCGAACAGTTGGAAGAGGTCGCACGGGGGCGTGACACAGCTCATGTTCTCTCTGCCGATGTGACGGATCCAGAGGCTGTGGACCACGCCTTTGATTGCTTTGCAAGGCGGGTAGGGCGGTTGGATGTGCTGTTCAACAATGCCGGTATATTCACCCCTTCGGGCACCATTGACGAGATTGAGCTGGAAGATTGGTTTGCGGCGGTTGATGTCAATTTGAACGGTATGTTTCTGGCAGCCCGCGCGGCTTTTCGGCAGATGCGCCGGCAATCGCCACAGGGGGGCCGGATTATCAACAACGGCTCCATTGCCGCCCATGTGCCGCGCCCCGGATCAGCGCCCTATGCCGCGACAAAATCCGCGATTACCGGGCTGACCCGCAGCCTCTCGTTGGACGGGCGTCCCTTTCAGATCGCCTGCGGGCAAATCGATATCGGCAATGCGCGTACCCCCATGGTGGAAGAGTTGAGCGCGCGCCAGATCGCCGCTGATCCGACCGCCGCACCAATGGAGACGTTTGCTGTTTCAGATGCCGCGCAGTCGGTGCTGCATATGGCAGATTTGCCACTTGAGGCGAATGTGCAATTCATGACGGTCATGGCGACGACCATGCCCTATATTGGACGCGGTTAG
- a CDS encoding branched-chain amino acid aminotransferase — MAISKTIRTYFNGSWHDGDVAIMKAADHAAWLGSSVFDGARLFDGVTPDLDLHCARANASAEALMMAPTVSVADMVAIAKDGLSLFAPGSAVYIRPMYWATGGDSTMIAPEPESTQFALCLEEIPMAPPTASATLTRTSFRRPILESAVVNAKAGCLYPNNARMLREARAKGFSNALALDAMGNVAETATANIFMVRDGEVFTPIANGTFLAGITRARHIANLRADGVTVHESVLGYTDFEQADEIFMSGNMSKVTPVTAFDDRQYQIGPIAKRTRDLYWDWATSNGS, encoded by the coding sequence ATGGCGATCAGCAAGACCATTCGCACCTATTTCAACGGCAGCTGGCACGATGGCGATGTCGCGATCATGAAGGCTGCAGACCATGCCGCCTGGCTTGGGTCCTCCGTGTTCGACGGGGCACGCCTGTTCGATGGGGTCACCCCTGATCTTGATCTGCACTGCGCCCGCGCCAATGCTTCAGCTGAGGCGCTTATGATGGCACCGACCGTCAGTGTCGCTGATATGGTCGCCATCGCCAAAGATGGCCTCTCCCTCTTTGCACCCGGCTCGGCCGTCTACATCCGGCCTATGTATTGGGCGACAGGCGGTGATTCCACGATGATCGCTCCGGAGCCAGAAAGCACCCAATTCGCGCTCTGCCTGGAAGAAATCCCAATGGCGCCCCCGACCGCCTCCGCCACACTGACCCGCACCTCCTTTCGGCGACCCATCCTTGAGAGCGCCGTGGTGAATGCAAAGGCCGGCTGCCTCTATCCCAACAACGCCCGCATGTTGCGTGAAGCCCGCGCCAAAGGCTTCAGCAACGCCTTGGCATTGGATGCGATGGGCAATGTTGCTGAAACCGCGACGGCGAATATCTTCATGGTGCGTGATGGAGAGGTTTTCACCCCAATCGCAAACGGCACCTTTCTTGCCGGGATCACACGTGCCCGACATATCGCAAACCTGCGCGCCGATGGTGTCACGGTTCACGAGAGCGTCCTGGGCTACACGGATTTTGAACAGGCCGATGAGATCTTCATGTCGGGCAACATGAGCAAAGTCACCCCGGTCACCGCCTTTGATGATCGCCAGTATCAGATCGGCCCCATCGCCAAACGAACACGCGATCTTTACTGGGACTGGGCCACAAGCAACGGCAGTTGA
- a CDS encoding ABC transporter ATP-binding protein: MTAPAIELKGISKAFGPVQANKDISIRVSPGTIHGIIGENGAGKSTLMSILYGFYKADKGEVWIHGKRTEIPDSQAAISAGIGMVFQHFKLVENFTVLENIILGAEDGGLLKPSLSKARKSLKELAAEYELNVDPDARIDEIGVGMQQRVEILKALYRQADILILDEPTGVLTPAEADQLFRILDRLRAEGKTIILITHKLREIMEYTDTVSVMRRGEMTATVKTAETSPEHLAELMVGRKVLLRVDKVPATPGKPILEIENLSVVDEAGVARVKNIDLTVRAGEILGIAGVAGNGQSELMEVLGGMREGQGSIRLNGVALPLSGSGSDARARRAAHVAHVPEDRQREGLIMDFHAWENVAFGYHHAPEYQRGLLMNNAALRADTEAKMAKFDVRPPDPWLAAKNFSGGNQQKIVVAREIERNPELLLIGQPTRGVDIGAIEFIHKQIVELRDQGKAILLVSVELEEILSLADRVAVMFDGMIMGERPADQTDEKELGLLMAGVAGEAA, translated from the coding sequence ATGACGGCACCAGCAATTGAACTAAAAGGCATCTCCAAAGCCTTTGGCCCGGTTCAGGCCAATAAGGATATCTCAATCCGTGTTTCCCCCGGCACGATCCACGGGATCATCGGCGAAAACGGGGCGGGCAAATCAACGCTGATGAGCATCCTCTACGGGTTCTATAAGGCCGACAAAGGCGAAGTTTGGATTCACGGGAAACGGACAGAGATCCCGGACAGCCAGGCGGCGATCTCAGCGGGGATCGGCATGGTGTTCCAACACTTCAAGCTCGTTGAGAACTTCACCGTGCTGGAGAATATCATTCTGGGCGCCGAGGACGGCGGACTGCTAAAGCCCTCGCTCAGCAAAGCCCGCAAGTCTCTGAAAGAGCTGGCAGCCGAGTACGAGCTGAACGTTGATCCCGATGCGCGTATCGACGAAATCGGTGTGGGCATGCAACAGCGCGTCGAGATTCTGAAGGCGCTCTATCGGCAGGCCGACATTTTGATTCTGGATGAACCGACCGGCGTGCTGACCCCGGCAGAAGCGGATCAGCTGTTCCGCATTCTGGACCGGCTGCGCGCTGAGGGGAAAACAATCATCCTGATCACCCACAAGCTGCGGGAGATCATGGAGTACACCGACACGGTTTCGGTGATGCGCCGTGGCGAGATGACCGCCACCGTCAAGACAGCCGAGACCAGTCCCGAACATCTGGCCGAGCTAATGGTTGGTCGCAAGGTGCTGTTGCGCGTCGATAAAGTCCCCGCAACTCCTGGGAAGCCGATCCTCGAGATTGAGAACCTCAGTGTTGTTGATGAGGCCGGTGTTGCGCGTGTTAAGAACATTGATCTGACCGTCCGAGCCGGAGAAATCCTGGGGATCGCAGGCGTTGCGGGCAATGGCCAGTCCGAGCTGATGGAAGTCTTGGGTGGCATGCGCGAAGGTCAGGGAAGCATTCGCCTCAACGGCGTTGCCCTACCTTTGTCCGGTTCTGGATCTGACGCCCGCGCACGTCGCGCAGCCCATGTGGCCCATGTTCCCGAAGACCGCCAGCGCGAAGGTTTGATCATGGATTTCCACGCCTGGGAAAACGTGGCCTTTGGCTACCACCACGCGCCCGAATACCAACGCGGCCTGCTGATGAACAACGCAGCCCTGCGCGCTGATACAGAAGCCAAGATGGCCAAGTTTGACGTTCGTCCGCCGGATCCATGGCTCGCCGCCAAGAACTTCTCCGGAGGCAACCAGCAAAAGATCGTTGTGGCCCGCGAAATCGAACGCAACCCGGAGCTGTTGCTGATCGGCCAGCCCACCCGTGGCGTCGATATCGGTGCTATCGAGTTCATTCACAAGCAGATCGTCGAACTGCGCGATCAGGGGAAAGCTATCCTCTTGGTCTCGGTCGAGTTGGAAGAGATCCTGTCGCTCGCCGACCGTGTTGCTGTGATGTTTGACGGAATGATTATGGGTGAACGCCCTGCTGATCAGACCGATGAGAAAGAGCTGGGCCTGTTGATGGCCGGCGTCGCGGGGGAGGCCGCGTAA
- a CDS encoding TIGR02186 family protein — protein MLRCAIHRNHHVEVRSGWRRASRRLCAAVFLAMPFTPLASAPTAAQTVTSLANSEPAAGPREEVVLGLSQDRVAITANFDGSEILIFGAVKREAPIPQDDPLEVIVAVSGPASPVMVRRKEKKLGIWVNTDSVLVDSAPSFYAVATSAPLSQVLSDTEDLRYRVSVGRAIRSVGAGMHIRGAQQFAEAVIRIRSDNDLYSLRENTVAVDQQTLFRTAIDMPADLTEGAYSTRILLTRGGSVVAQYETSIDVRKVGLERFLYAMSREQPFLYGLMSLAIAIAAGWAASAAFRLLRRS, from the coding sequence ATGCTCCGTTGCGCTATCCATCGTAATCACCACGTCGAGGTACGCTCAGGCTGGCGCCGCGCAAGTCGACGGCTTTGTGCAGCAGTCTTCTTAGCGATGCCGTTCACGCCATTGGCCTCAGCCCCAACGGCAGCACAAACCGTGACCAGCCTAGCCAACAGTGAGCCTGCAGCCGGACCGCGCGAAGAGGTCGTCCTGGGTCTCAGCCAGGATCGTGTGGCCATCACTGCCAACTTTGACGGCTCGGAGATCCTGATCTTTGGCGCCGTGAAGCGCGAGGCACCGATCCCGCAGGATGACCCGCTTGAGGTGATTGTCGCGGTGTCCGGCCCGGCGTCTCCAGTGATGGTTCGGCGCAAAGAGAAAAAACTGGGCATTTGGGTCAATACTGACAGCGTTCTGGTGGATTCGGCCCCCAGCTTTTATGCGGTCGCCACCAGTGCGCCTCTCTCGCAGGTGCTGAGCGATACCGAAGATCTGCGGTATCGGGTGTCCGTGGGTCGTGCGATCCGCTCGGTTGGGGCGGGAATGCACATCCGCGGTGCCCAGCAATTCGCCGAAGCCGTGATCCGCATCCGCTCCGACAATGATCTCTACTCGCTACGGGAAAATACCGTCGCGGTGGATCAGCAGACCTTGTTTCGCACGGCGATTGACATGCCTGCCGACCTTACCGAAGGGGCTTATAGCACGCGCATTCTGCTTACCCGAGGGGGATCAGTGGTGGCGCAGTACGAAACCAGCATCGACGTGCGCAAAGTGGGGCTGGAACGGTTTCTCTACGCGATGTCGCGGGAGCAACCGTTTCTCTACGGTCTGATGTCTCTGGCGATTGCGATTGCTGCAGGCTGGGCAGCCTCCGCCGCCTTCCGCCTTCTGCGCAGAAGCTGA
- a CDS encoding ABC transporter permease: MDKMPKWADVVLIPLISLLLAAILSALVILGIGEDPIAAVNLMVSGALGSTYGWGYTLYYATNFLFTGLAVSVAFHARLFNIGGEGQAMLGGLGVALVCLYIPWPHWSLALIFASLGAALFGAAWAAIPAYLQAKRGSHIVITTIMFNFIAAAVLNYVLVNLLRPEGSMDPATARFPEAVHLPSLHEILAPIGIEFSKAAPANVSFLVAVAACIAVWLLIWRTKLGYEIRAYGNSEYGALYAGISPVKITMIAMLISGGLAGMMATNNVMGEAERLVLNSTEGAGFIGIAVALMGRSHPFGVFLAAILFGFLYQGGAELALWTSIPRELIVVIQALVILFTGALDNMVRGPLERIFLALRRGKA, encoded by the coding sequence ATGGATAAGATGCCTAAATGGGCCGATGTTGTGCTGATCCCGCTGATCAGCCTGCTGCTGGCCGCTATTCTGTCTGCCTTGGTGATCCTTGGCATTGGTGAAGACCCGATTGCAGCCGTGAACCTGATGGTATCCGGGGCTCTGGGGTCAACCTATGGCTGGGGCTATACGCTCTATTACGCGACCAACTTCCTGTTCACAGGTTTGGCCGTATCCGTGGCCTTCCACGCACGCCTCTTCAACATCGGCGGCGAGGGTCAGGCGATGCTGGGTGGCCTGGGGGTTGCCCTGGTCTGCCTGTACATCCCTTGGCCGCATTGGTCGCTGGCCTTGATTTTCGCCAGCCTCGGGGCTGCGCTGTTCGGGGCGGCCTGGGCAGCCATTCCTGCTTATCTTCAGGCGAAACGTGGCAGTCACATCGTGATCACTACGATCATGTTCAACTTTATCGCTGCTGCGGTACTGAACTATGTGTTGGTGAATCTTCTGCGTCCCGAAGGATCAATGGATCCGGCCACAGCCCGCTTTCCTGAGGCCGTTCACCTGCCGTCACTGCATGAAATTCTGGCGCCTATTGGCATCGAGTTTTCCAAGGCCGCGCCGGCAAATGTCAGCTTTCTTGTAGCGGTTGCGGCTTGTATCGCAGTCTGGCTGCTGATCTGGCGCACCAAGCTTGGCTATGAAATTCGCGCCTATGGCAACTCCGAATACGGCGCGCTTTATGCCGGGATTTCGCCGGTGAAAATCACCATGATTGCCATGCTGATCTCAGGCGGTCTGGCCGGCATGATGGCCACCAACAACGTTATGGGTGAAGCAGAGCGTCTGGTTCTGAACTCCACGGAAGGCGCGGGCTTTATCGGCATTGCCGTGGCTCTTATGGGGCGCAGCCATCCCTTTGGTGTGTTCCTTGCCGCGATCCTGTTCGGCTTCCTCTATCAGGGCGGCGCTGAACTGGCGCTCTGGACCAGCATCCCACGCGAATTGATCGTAGTCATTCAAGCCCTGGTGATCCTGTTCACGGGTGCATTGGACAATATGGTGAGAGGCCCGCTGGAGCGGATCTTCCTCGCTCTGCGCCGGGGGAAAGCGTGA
- a CDS encoding GNAT family N-acetyltransferase produces the protein MTRTHQAAFLQGRPWSAREFAALLDSPFSYAVGDARSFALGRVVAGEAELLTIATHPDHQRQGLARAILERWWEVALAHGATDGFLEVAEDNHPARSLYKAYGFAESGRRVGYYTRQGTAAVDAVLMSVSLRKAESAE, from the coding sequence ATGACCCGCACCCATCAGGCTGCCTTTCTGCAGGGGCGCCCCTGGTCAGCACGCGAATTTGCGGCCCTGCTTGACAGCCCGTTCAGCTATGCCGTCGGGGATGCGCGCAGTTTTGCCCTTGGCCGCGTCGTCGCGGGAGAAGCGGAACTCCTGACAATTGCCACCCACCCCGATCATCAACGGCAAGGTCTGGCCCGGGCGATTCTGGAGAGATGGTGGGAGGTCGCCTTGGCGCATGGTGCAACCGATGGTTTTTTGGAGGTCGCAGAAGACAATCACCCGGCCCGCAGCCTGTACAAGGCTTATGGATTCGCAGAAAGCGGCAGACGGGTCGGATACTACACCCGCCAAGGCACAGCAGCAGTGGACGCAGTGCTCATGAGCGTCAGTTTACGCAAGGCTGAAAGCGCAGAATAA
- a CDS encoding NifU family protein, with product MFIQTESTPNPATLKFLPGQTVLEMGTADFPTADAAGSSPLAQRIFAVSGVTGVFFGNDFVTVTKADTVEWDHIKPAILGAVMEHFQSGQPVISEGGEQASGHAEHTGEDGEIVNQIKELLDSRVRPAVAQDGGDITFHGFDRGVVYLHMQGACAGCPSSTLTLKMGIENLLRHYIPEVTEVRPVAV from the coding sequence ATGTTCATTCAGACCGAATCCACGCCCAACCCGGCGACGCTGAAATTCCTGCCGGGCCAGACTGTTCTGGAGATGGGCACCGCAGATTTTCCAACCGCAGATGCCGCAGGCAGCTCGCCTCTGGCGCAGCGAATCTTTGCCGTTTCCGGGGTTACCGGCGTTTTCTTTGGCAATGACTTTGTCACAGTCACCAAGGCTGACACCGTTGAATGGGATCACATCAAACCCGCAATCCTGGGTGCGGTGATGGAGCATTTCCAGTCCGGCCAGCCCGTCATCTCTGAGGGCGGAGAGCAGGCATCCGGCCATGCTGAACACACCGGCGAAGATGGCGAAATCGTCAACCAGATCAAGGAGCTCCTCGACAGCCGCGTACGCCCTGCCGTGGCCCAGGATGGCGGCGACATCACGTTCCATGGCTTTGATCGCGGCGTTGTCTATCTGCATATGCAGGGGGCTTGTGCCGGTTGCCCGTCTTCGACGCTGACCTTGAAGATGGGTATTGAAAACCTGCTGCGTCATTACATTCCGGAAGTGACCGAGGTGCGCCCCGTTGCCGTCTGA